One genomic segment of Spirochaetota bacterium includes these proteins:
- a CDS encoding flagellin: MIINHNMSAINANKVLKFKHWDVDASMQKLSSGLRINRSGDDASGLAVSEKMRTQIQGLRQAERNTEDGMSFVQTAEGYLDQTASILQRVRVLSVQSSNGIYTSEDRQLMQVEVSALVDEIDRIASQAEFNKFKLLLGEFSKTNPKASMWFHMGPNMHQRERVYIGTMTSVGLKLKEQTGAFRANLSTADNANRTIGVIDSALQKVSKQRADLGAYYNRMESASKGLMTAYENIQASESRIRDADMAETMVNFTKDSILVQSGTAMLAQANMKSRTVLQLLGG; encoded by the coding sequence ATGATTATCAATCACAACATGAGTGCGATCAATGCCAATAAGGTGTTGAAGTTCAAGCACTGGGACGTGGACGCCTCGATGCAGAAACTGTCTTCCGGTCTTCGCATAAACCGTTCGGGCGACGATGCCTCCGGTCTTGCGGTATCCGAGAAGATGAGAACCCAGATCCAGGGTCTCCGCCAGGCCGAGCGCAATACCGAAGACGGTATGTCGTTCGTCCAGACCGCGGAAGGCTACCTGGACCAGACTGCGTCAATCCTGCAGCGTGTTCGCGTGCTGTCGGTCCAGTCTTCGAATGGTATTTATACCTCGGAAGACAGGCAGCTCATGCAGGTCGAGGTTTCCGCCCTTGTAGACGAAATCGACAGGATCGCGTCACAGGCGGAGTTCAACAAATTCAAGCTCCTCCTCGGGGAGTTCTCCAAGACCAACCCGAAGGCGAGCATGTGGTTCCACATGGGTCCCAATATGCACCAGCGGGAGAGGGTGTATATCGGAACTATGACCTCGGTGGGACTCAAACTGAAAGAGCAGACCGGTGCATTCCGGGCGAACCTGAGCACGGCGGACAACGCCAACAGGACGATCGGCGTCATCGACAGCGCTCTTCAGAAGGTTTCCAAACAGCGTGCGGACCTTGGCGCGTATTACAATCGCATGGAAAGCGCATCCAAGGGCCTCATGACCGCGTACGAAAACATCCAGGCGTCGGAAAGCCGGATAAGGGACGCGGACATGGCGGAGACCATGGTGAACTTCACGAAGGACTCGATTCTTGTCCAGAGTGGTACGGCGATGCTTGCTCAGGCCAATATGAAATCAAGGACTGTTCTTCAGCTTCTTGGTGGATGA
- a CDS encoding DEAD/DEAH box helicase: MTKPIIVQSDNTILLEVDNPDYETARDAVLPFAELEKSPEHIHTYRVTPLSLWNAAAAGLDAEQIIGSLKQYSRYDIPEIVLVTVKEQMRRYGLIKLVREGDSLVLRSKDPMLLAEIVREKRIQPFIERAGDDASLVVKPNLRGHVKQSLIKLGFPVEDLAGYEEGDRCDIGLRDTSQHAQPFAIRDYQVSAINAFYRGGGPEGGSGVVVLPCGAGKTIVGIGVMARLQTETLILVTNTVALRQWREELMDKTHLQPEQIGEFSGEKKEIRPITVATYNILTYRKKKNEDFVHFNLFREKNWGLIIYDEVHLLPAPVFRMTSEIQSKRRLGLTATLIREDGMEADVFSLIGPKKFDMPWKILEKSCWIAEALCTELRVELPEHLRYQYSIARDRERFRIASENERKVEFAKRILTHHKGASVLIIGQYISQLEELARIFKFPLITGATPVSEREALYGQFKRGEIKTLIVSKVANFSIDLPDANIAIQVSGTFGSRQEEAQRLGRILRPKKGENRAYFYTIISANSVEEKFAHNRQLFLTEQGYVYVILNEQMFGERFPA, from the coding sequence ATGACAAAACCCATCATAGTTCAAAGCGACAACACCATTCTCCTCGAGGTGGACAACCCGGATTACGAGACCGCGCGCGACGCGGTGCTTCCCTTCGCCGAGCTGGAGAAGAGTCCCGAACACATTCACACGTATCGCGTCACCCCGCTCTCCCTGTGGAACGCTGCGGCCGCCGGCCTGGACGCCGAACAGATAATCGGATCGCTCAAACAGTATTCCCGTTACGACATCCCGGAGATCGTGCTGGTTACGGTGAAGGAGCAGATGCGCCGCTACGGCCTCATCAAGCTCGTACGTGAGGGCGATTCCCTCGTCCTCAGGTCGAAAGACCCGATGCTCCTCGCCGAAATCGTACGGGAAAAGAGAATACAGCCGTTCATCGAGCGCGCCGGCGACGACGCCTCACTGGTGGTGAAGCCTAACCTTCGCGGTCACGTGAAGCAGTCCCTCATCAAGCTCGGATTCCCCGTGGAGGACCTTGCCGGTTACGAGGAGGGCGACCGCTGCGATATCGGCCTGCGCGACACCTCGCAGCACGCCCAGCCGTTTGCCATACGGGACTACCAGGTGAGCGCGATCAACGCATTTTACCGAGGCGGCGGGCCGGAGGGGGGAAGCGGGGTCGTCGTGCTTCCCTGCGGCGCGGGAAAAACCATCGTGGGCATCGGGGTGATGGCACGGCTGCAGACCGAGACGCTCATTCTCGTCACGAACACCGTCGCCCTGCGCCAGTGGCGCGAAGAGCTCATGGATAAAACTCACCTGCAGCCCGAGCAGATAGGCGAGTTTTCCGGCGAAAAGAAGGAGATTCGGCCGATCACAGTCGCGACATACAATATCCTCACCTACCGGAAGAAAAAAAACGAGGATTTCGTGCACTTCAATCTCTTCCGGGAAAAGAACTGGGGACTCATCATTTACGACGAGGTTCACCTTCTCCCGGCGCCCGTCTTCCGCATGACCTCGGAAATCCAATCCAAGCGCAGGCTGGGGCTCACCGCGACGCTCATCCGGGAAGACGGCATGGAGGCGGACGTCTTCAGCCTTATAGGTCCCAAGAAATTCGACATGCCGTGGAAGATACTCGAGAAGTCATGCTGGATCGCCGAGGCGCTCTGCACGGAACTCCGCGTGGAGCTCCCGGAACACCTGCGCTACCAGTATTCCATCGCCAGGGACCGCGAGCGGTTCCGCATCGCCTCCGAGAACGAACGCAAGGTGGAGTTCGCGAAGCGCATCCTCACGCATCACAAGGGAGCGAGCGTGCTCATCATAGGCCAGTACATTTCACAGCTCGAAGAGCTCGCTCGCATATTCAAGTTCCCGCTCATCACGGGGGCGACGCCCGTATCGGAGCGGGAGGCGCTGTACGGCCAGTTCAAGCGCGGCGAGATCAAGACCCTCATCGTGTCCAAGGTCGCCAATTTTTCCATCGATCTACCCGACGCGAACATCGCCATCCAGGTCTCCGGGACATTCGGTTCCCGTCAGGAGGAGGCGCAGAGGCTCGGCAGGATACTGCGCCCCAAGAAAGGGGAAAACCGCGCCTATTTTTACACGATAATATCGGCGAACAGCGTCGAAGAAAAGTTCGCCCATAACCGCCAGCTCTTTCTCACGGAGCAGGGTTACGTCTACGTGATTCTGAACGAACAGATGTTCGGGGAGCGCTTTCCCGCCTAA
- a CDS encoding CPBP family intramembrane metalloprotease, protein MVKLDNRYPAPRPPLSRLFALACVLVLGYLGFTRHYVSFAYQYALFGLAGLLICVAFDSDLLTARRLLGYERPFRKRHVLPAVTAGACVVIAVVTRLFYAHSPLYLWYRQSSISPVEYFIVIVLLVTVIEEIVFRGFVQRNLSDLVGSMAGFVMASILYGFYFLLSGNGGATVIFALVGAFTGFIYMKSGSVWLAAALRAPVMILVYIASF, encoded by the coding sequence ATGGTAAAGCTGGACAACCGTTATCCGGCACCCAGGCCGCCATTATCGAGACTATTCGCGCTCGCCTGCGTCCTTGTTCTCGGGTACCTCGGGTTCACGAGGCATTACGTGTCCTTCGCGTACCAGTACGCGCTGTTCGGGCTGGCGGGGCTTTTAATCTGTGTCGCGTTCGACAGTGATCTGCTTACCGCCCGCCGGCTCCTGGGTTACGAGCGTCCCTTCCGGAAAAGACACGTGCTCCCCGCGGTTACGGCAGGGGCGTGCGTCGTGATCGCGGTGGTGACGAGGCTTTTTTACGCGCATTCTCCGCTCTACCTCTGGTACCGGCAGTCCTCGATCTCGCCGGTGGAATATTTCATTGTCATCGTGCTGCTCGTTACCGTGATCGAGGAGATCGTGTTCAGGGGATTCGTCCAGCGCAACCTGTCGGACCTTGTCGGCTCGATGGCGGGATTCGTGATGGCGTCGATCCTGTATGGGTTCTATTTTCTTCTTTCGGGAAATGGTGGCGCGACCGTTATCTTCGCCCTTGTAGGCGCATTCACGGGTTTTATTTACATGAAAAGCGGTTCCGTCTGGCTTGCCGCGGCGCTTCGCGCGCCGGTCATGATCCTCGTGTATATTGCGAGCTTTTAA
- a CDS encoding nitroreductase, whose product MALRTFGPDIITEKCTRCGRCVKVCPRGVLAMAAGGVGTTGEECILCAHCHDVCKFGAIDFQGALRKPVYKSFPYKERVVKPGKIEPGLLVNFARSRRSTRRFMDKPVPQRTLLDLVEFAITAPSGSNTQNWQYTVLPTRERVYGLAQEIGNFFAGLNALVRNPLVRWGAVPFLGMKLVRYYRNNYESVARRLVESNQGKDPLFYGAAALILVHSDGEGSMPHFDAQYASYNMTLLAHALALGSCFIGYASEAINTSGKLRRYLGIPDAHRVHAAVAFGYPDVEFYNLSLRKPHAVHLKD is encoded by the coding sequence ATGGCACTTCGGACATTCGGTCCCGATATAATTACGGAAAAATGCACGCGGTGCGGGCGCTGCGTCAAGGTATGCCCCAGGGGCGTGCTTGCCATGGCGGCCGGCGGAGTCGGGACGACAGGGGAGGAATGCATACTCTGCGCGCATTGCCACGACGTCTGCAAATTCGGCGCGATAGATTTCCAGGGTGCGCTCAGGAAGCCGGTTTACAAATCATTCCCCTACAAAGAGCGGGTGGTGAAGCCGGGAAAGATCGAACCGGGTCTCCTGGTCAACTTCGCGCGCTCCCGCAGGAGCACCAGGCGCTTCATGGACAAGCCTGTTCCACAGCGCACGCTTCTCGATCTCGTCGAATTCGCGATCACCGCGCCCTCGGGCAGCAACACGCAAAACTGGCAGTATACGGTGCTCCCGACCAGGGAGCGCGTCTACGGGCTCGCGCAGGAAATCGGCAATTTCTTCGCCGGGTTGAACGCCCTGGTGAGAAATCCCCTCGTGCGGTGGGGCGCCGTTCCCTTCCTGGGCATGAAACTCGTACGGTATTATCGGAACAACTACGAAAGCGTTGCGAGGAGGCTCGTGGAATCGAACCAGGGGAAAGACCCGCTCTTCTACGGGGCGGCCGCGCTCATCCTCGTGCACAGTGACGGGGAGGGGAGCATGCCACATTTCGACGCCCAGTACGCCTCTTACAACATGACGCTGCTCGCGCATGCGCTCGCCCTGGGAAGCTGCTTTATCGGGTACGCGTCGGAGGCCATCAATACCTCGGGAAAATTGCGCCGATACCTGGGCATCCCCGATGCGCACCGCGTGCACGCGGCAGTCGCATTCGGATACCCGGATGTCGAATTTTACAATCTTTCCCTGAGAAAGCCTCACGCGGTGCACTTGAAGGATTGA
- a CDS encoding acetyl-CoA C-acetyltransferase — protein sequence MREVVIASAARTPVGAFGGTLKDIAAVKLGTLVVKEALKRAKIEAGQVDNLVMGNVLQAALGQNPARQVLIHAGIPQEVPAMTINKVCASGLRSVSLAAQMIKAGDADVVVAGGFENMSAAPYVLPNARWGYRMGEAPFVDVMIKDGLWDAFNQYHMGITAENVAERWKLTREELDRFSCESQQKAENAVKSGRFKDEIIGVEISSKKGTVVFDTDEYPKFGTTMETLAKLKPAFKSTGVVTAGNASGINDGAGAIIVMSADKAKQLGVTPLARIASYASAGVDPAIMGTGPIPASRKALEKAGWKPSDLDLVEANEAFASQAIVVNRELGWDTTKVNVNGGAIAIGHPIGASGARIFITLLHEMKKRGAKKGLATLCIGGGQGCAICIEM from the coding sequence ATGAGAGAGGTGGTGATCGCTTCCGCTGCAAGAACGCCGGTGGGCGCTTTTGGGGGCACCCTGAAGGATATAGCCGCGGTCAAACTGGGCACGCTTGTGGTGAAGGAGGCTTTGAAGAGGGCGAAGATAGAGGCCGGCCAGGTCGATAACCTGGTGATGGGAAACGTTCTCCAGGCGGCGCTGGGACAGAACCCGGCACGCCAGGTGCTTATACATGCGGGCATCCCCCAGGAGGTTCCCGCAATGACCATTAACAAGGTGTGCGCATCCGGACTCAGGTCCGTGTCGCTCGCGGCGCAGATGATCAAGGCCGGGGATGCCGACGTCGTGGTCGCCGGGGGTTTCGAGAACATGAGCGCGGCCCCCTACGTGCTCCCGAACGCGCGCTGGGGATACCGGATGGGTGAGGCTCCCTTCGTGGACGTCATGATCAAGGACGGCCTGTGGGACGCGTTCAACCAGTACCACATGGGGATCACCGCGGAAAACGTCGCCGAGCGCTGGAAGCTCACCCGCGAGGAACTGGACCGGTTCTCGTGCGAAAGCCAGCAGAAGGCGGAGAACGCCGTCAAGTCCGGCCGCTTCAAGGACGAGATCATAGGCGTGGAAATATCCTCGAAAAAAGGGACCGTCGTATTCGATACCGACGAGTATCCCAAGTTCGGAACGACCATGGAGACGCTTGCGAAATTAAAGCCGGCCTTTAAGTCGACCGGCGTGGTCACGGCGGGAAACGCATCGGGCATTAACGACGGCGCGGGCGCCATCATCGTCATGTCGGCCGACAAGGCGAAGCAGTTGGGCGTTACGCCGCTCGCGCGGATCGCGTCCTATGCGTCGGCGGGAGTCGATCCGGCGATCATGGGAACGGGACCCATTCCCGCGAGCCGGAAGGCCCTTGAAAAGGCCGGATGGAAGCCGTCCGATCTCGACCTCGTGGAGGCGAACGAGGCGTTTGCGTCGCAGGCGATCGTGGTGAACCGCGAGCTTGGCTGGGACACGACGAAGGTGAACGTGAACGGCGGCGCGATCGCGATTGGCCATCCCATAGGAGCATCGGGCGCGCGCATTTTCATCACCCTGCTGCATGAGATGAAGAAGCGCGGCGCGAAGAAGGGCCTCGCGACGCTGTGTATCGGCGGCGGCCAGGGATGCGCGATCTGCATCGAGATGTAG
- the selD gene encoding selenide, water dikinase SelD, which yields MEDVCKITPLDTQRLTESVKGAGUASKIGPAELAQVMKGLDIRYDRNVIVGFDHNDDAGVYRLTDEIALIQTLDFFTPIVDDPFVFGQIAAANGLSDVYAMGGKPLTALNILCFPTRKFSMKVMGRVLEGGLDMLRKAGVQLLGGHSVDDDELKYGVSVTGVVHPERVLTNRGLRDGDALVLTKPLGTGIIGTVIKGMPVEPGEMDAFVSSMTALNARAAEIARDFEIHACTDVTGFGLAGHLLEMCGDDGVEVSIDASALPLLPGAAKYADMGMIPGGLYRNRDFAGERVSIGKTVPRAVADLVFDPQTSGGLMLALPADEAESLARALVAGGVPDARVIGRVAKAPKQRVIIA from the coding sequence ATGGAAGATGTGTGTAAAATAACGCCGCTGGATACCCAGCGCCTGACGGAATCCGTCAAGGGAGCCGGGTGAGCGTCCAAGATCGGGCCGGCGGAGCTGGCCCAGGTGATGAAGGGGCTCGATATTCGCTACGACCGCAACGTGATCGTCGGCTTCGATCATAACGACGACGCGGGGGTCTACCGCCTCACCGACGAGATCGCGCTCATCCAGACGCTCGATTTTTTCACGCCCATCGTGGACGACCCGTTCGTATTCGGCCAGATCGCGGCCGCGAACGGGCTGTCCGACGTATATGCCATGGGCGGGAAACCGCTGACCGCGCTGAACATCCTCTGTTTCCCCACGCGAAAATTCAGCATGAAGGTGATGGGCAGGGTGCTCGAAGGCGGGCTCGATATGCTCAGGAAGGCGGGTGTCCAGCTCCTGGGCGGCCACAGCGTGGACGACGACGAGCTTAAGTACGGCGTATCGGTGACGGGCGTCGTGCACCCGGAGCGGGTTCTCACGAACAGGGGGCTGCGGGACGGTGACGCGCTCGTGCTCACGAAGCCGCTGGGGACGGGGATTATCGGCACCGTGATAAAGGGCATGCCCGTGGAACCGGGCGAGATGGACGCGTTCGTTTCGTCGATGACGGCCCTGAACGCACGGGCCGCGGAGATCGCGCGGGATTTCGAAATCCACGCCTGTACGGACGTCACGGGTTTCGGGCTCGCGGGGCATCTTCTCGAGATGTGCGGCGACGACGGCGTCGAGGTTTCGATAGACGCGTCCGCGCTGCCGCTCCTTCCCGGCGCGGCGAAATACGCGGATATGGGGATGATACCGGGCGGCCTTTACCGGAACCGCGATTTCGCGGGGGAGAGGGTGTCCATCGGCAAGACGGTGCCGCGCGCGGTCGCCGACCTCGTGTTCGACCCCCAGACCTCGGGCGGCCTCATGCTCGCGCTGCCGGCTGATGAAGCAGAATCGCTGGCCCGCGCGCTCGTGGCGGGAGGCGTGCCGGACGCGCGCGTGATTGGACGGGTCGCAAAGGCCCCGAAGCAAAGGGTTATTATCGCATAG
- a CDS encoding dihydroorotate dehydrogenase electron transfer subunit: MTRLIKEPREVSKGHMELAFEWEGEEPHPGQFVNVKVDAGSDPLLRRPFSVYDYENGILRIVVKRVGRGTNRMALYAADEMVDILGPLGKGFSVPEDARVLLVGGGVGNAPLFFLARELREAGSRVTCVYGMRSAEYVYCAGEYRDACEEFIIATDDGSEGTKGTVADVMPGLLDRTQYDAICACGPLRMLEAVTGIAVERAVPIEVSLENYFGCGVGLCVGCTVETTSGNRRACVDGPVMDGSAIVWSSLEK, from the coding sequence ATGACACGATTGATAAAAGAGCCCCGTGAGGTCTCGAAGGGGCATATGGAACTGGCGTTCGAATGGGAAGGCGAGGAGCCGCACCCCGGCCAGTTTGTAAATGTGAAGGTGGATGCGGGAAGCGACCCGCTTCTGCGGAGGCCGTTTTCCGTGTACGATTACGAAAACGGTATTCTCCGGATAGTGGTCAAACGCGTGGGGCGCGGAACGAACCGCATGGCCCTCTATGCCGCGGACGAAATGGTCGATATACTGGGTCCGCTGGGGAAGGGCTTTTCCGTCCCGGAGGACGCCCGCGTGCTCCTCGTGGGGGGCGGCGTGGGGAATGCCCCGCTGTTTTTTCTCGCCCGTGAGCTCCGGGAGGCCGGATCGCGTGTGACGTGCGTGTACGGCATGCGCTCGGCCGAATATGTCTACTGCGCCGGCGAGTACCGGGACGCCTGCGAGGAATTCATAATTGCCACCGACGACGGGAGCGAGGGAACGAAGGGCACCGTCGCCGACGTGATGCCGGGATTGCTAGACCGTACACAGTACGACGCGATATGCGCCTGCGGGCCGCTGCGGATGTTGGAGGCGGTCACCGGGATCGCGGTCGAACGCGCGGTCCCCATCGAGGTTTCGCTCGAAAACTATTTCGGCTGCGGTGTGGGGCTGTGCGTGGGATGTACCGTGGAAACCACTTCCGGGAACAGGCGCGCCTGCGTGGACGGGCCGGTCATGGATGGGAGCGCGATCGTGTGGAGTTCGCTCGAAAAATGA
- a CDS encoding PBP1A family penicillin-binding protein, which produces MVRKYSAPSSRLKRPAPARRFGSSGAEPRLVGIVKNLVSSALFTIRERRAVATGIVAGIIIAFMVIVVVDFFKVRSIASFQPNVPTKIFDKNNVLVAELFKQKREVMPLKKMSPYLVQAFISMEDNEFYDHHGINIKGIVRAFFINIFSGRIRQGGSTITQQVSKILLTSGERTIFRKIKEAIIALMMEVFYSKDEIMELYLNQIFLGHGTYGVESAAEFFFNKDVGRLSLAECALLATLPSSPNTYSPIRYPERALERHKIVLARMVEMGFITIPEAEKAYLSFWPDYLYVINELPPTINAMSNRIDKAPWFTEYIRRTLIKKYGEEKVFEDGLNVYTTLDVHKQMAAQKLLKNALERQTSISNNLMLKRDDFIQDNFTELVDIFSHFFPVNPMRRTGSLDVARLNDALRDQVIDETDMLNYISGTDRLGEVLDEYRKDYSEDKEFQKVEGCLVSIDHRNGYIEALVGGSEFTSINQLNRVMQSYRQPGSSIKPLLYTAAMESKKFTPATGVLDSPLVFIETDGSDWIPENYEGDYTGMIRLRKALALSVNVVSIRIADTIGISRVANYYQKLLKLNDDEAKRRIRRDLSIALGSIEVSPYEITRAFGIIANGGRDVIPFSIRYITDRKGNTLENYEQDVKKQIEEKAKEGTIQIIRPETAQIMISMMQSVITGGTGGSANIGRPVAGKTGTTNNWKDAWFVGFTPQLTTGIWMGYDKMGLSLGLNQTGGGVVAPLWGEYMRSAMKDTPASDFPVYGGLSKKEVCALSGMALSAECRNTVSEVFIPGSEPTEKCKVCKDGGRNAKVLLRSPSENISGSRKGAVLENLQQRKDDKPIMNNIGKDLLE; this is translated from the coding sequence ATGGTACGCAAATATTCCGCTCCCTCTTCGCGGTTGAAAAGACCCGCCCCCGCGCGGCGTTTCGGGTCCTCCGGCGCCGAGCCGCGCTTGGTAGGAATTGTGAAAAATCTCGTATCCTCAGCCCTCTTCACCATCAGGGAGAGAAGGGCCGTGGCCACGGGAATCGTCGCGGGCATCATAATCGCGTTCATGGTGATCGTAGTCGTCGATTTCTTCAAGGTCCGTTCGATCGCCTCTTTCCAGCCCAATGTCCCCACGAAGATTTTCGACAAGAACAACGTCCTGGTCGCCGAGCTCTTCAAGCAGAAGCGAGAGGTTATGCCCCTCAAGAAGATGTCGCCGTATCTCGTCCAGGCGTTCATCTCCATGGAGGACAACGAGTTTTACGACCACCACGGGATCAATATCAAGGGCATCGTGCGCGCGTTCTTCATCAATATCTTCTCAGGAAGGATACGGCAGGGCGGGAGCACCATCACGCAGCAGGTTTCCAAGATCCTTCTCACCTCGGGCGAGCGCACCATATTCAGGAAAATCAAGGAAGCCATTATCGCGCTCATGATGGAGGTATTTTACTCGAAAGACGAGATCATGGAGCTGTACCTGAACCAGATATTCCTGGGCCACGGCACCTACGGGGTGGAATCCGCGGCCGAGTTCTTCTTCAACAAGGATGTGGGCAGGCTCTCCCTTGCCGAATGCGCGCTCCTGGCGACGCTGCCCTCGTCCCCCAATACCTATTCTCCCATCCGTTATCCCGAGCGCGCGCTCGAGAGGCACAAGATCGTGCTTGCAAGGATGGTCGAGATGGGATTCATCACGATACCCGAGGCGGAAAAGGCCTACCTCTCCTTCTGGCCGGATTATCTCTACGTCATCAACGAGTTGCCACCCACGATAAACGCGATGTCCAACCGCATCGACAAGGCCCCCTGGTTCACCGAGTATATCCGGCGCACCCTCATCAAGAAATACGGCGAGGAGAAGGTGTTCGAGGACGGACTGAACGTGTACACCACCCTGGATGTGCATAAGCAGATGGCCGCCCAGAAGCTCCTGAAAAACGCCCTGGAACGACAGACCTCCATCTCGAACAACCTCATGCTCAAGCGCGACGATTTTATCCAGGACAACTTTACCGAGCTCGTGGATATCTTTTCGCACTTCTTCCCGGTCAATCCCATGCGGCGCACGGGCTCGCTGGACGTGGCGCGTCTCAACGACGCGCTTCGCGACCAGGTGATCGATGAAACCGACATGCTGAATTACATCTCCGGGACTGACCGCCTGGGAGAGGTGCTGGACGAATACCGCAAGGATTATAGCGAAGACAAGGAATTCCAAAAGGTCGAGGGATGCCTCGTCTCGATCGACCACAGGAACGGATATATCGAGGCCCTGGTAGGCGGAAGCGAGTTCACATCCATAAACCAGCTTAACCGTGTCATGCAGTCGTACCGGCAGCCGGGCTCATCGATCAAGCCGCTCCTGTACACGGCAGCCATGGAATCGAAGAAGTTCACCCCCGCGACCGGCGTGCTCGATTCGCCCCTCGTCTTCATCGAGACGGACGGCAGCGACTGGATTCCCGAGAACTACGAGGGCGACTATACCGGTATGATCCGCTTAAGGAAGGCGCTCGCGCTTTCGGTGAACGTCGTCTCCATCCGCATCGCCGACACGATCGGCATATCGCGCGTTGCGAACTATTACCAGAAGCTCCTCAAGCTGAACGACGACGAGGCCAAGCGCCGCATCCGCAGGGACCTCTCCATCGCGCTCGGTTCCATCGAGGTGAGCCCGTATGAAATAACCCGCGCGTTCGGCATCATCGCCAACGGCGGGCGCGATGTGATTCCCTTCAGCATCAGGTACATCACCGACCGCAAGGGAAACACGCTGGAGAATTACGAGCAGGATGTGAAGAAGCAGATCGAGGAAAAAGCGAAGGAAGGCACCATCCAGATTATCCGCCCCGAGACCGCGCAAATCATGATCAGCATGATGCAATCGGTGATAACCGGGGGCACCGGGGGGTCCGCCAACATAGGCAGGCCCGTCGCCGGAAAAACCGGCACCACCAACAACTGGAAGGATGCGTGGTTCGTCGGGTTTACGCCCCAGCTCACCACGGGCATCTGGATGGGCTACGACAAGATGGGGCTTTCACTGGGTCTCAACCAGACCGGCGGCGGCGTGGTCGCGCCCCTGTGGGGCGAGTACATGAGGTCGGCGATGAAGGACACCCCGGCGTCCGATTTCCCGGTGTACGGGGGTCTAAGCAAGAAGGAGGTGTGCGCCCTGTCCGGCATGGCGCTCTCCGCGGAATGCAGAAATACGGTCTCGGAGGTATTCATTCCCGGAAGCGAACCCACCGAGAAATGCAAGGTCTGCAAGGACGGCGGGAGAAACGCGAAGGTGCTCCTGCGCAGCCCCAGCGAAAACATCTCCGGGAGCCGCAAGGGCGCGGTGCTGGAAAATCTTCAGCAGAGGAAAGACGACAAGCCCATCATGAACAACATCGGGAAGGATTTGCTGGAATAA
- a CDS encoding flagellin — protein MIINHNASAIFAHRTLKFHDWSMTKDIEKLSSGMRINRAGDDASGLAVSEKMRSQIQGLRQAERNTEDGMSMIQTAEGYLQEVHDILQRIRVLAVQSANGIYTPEDRQQIQVEISELVDEVDRIASQAEYNKMKLLTGAFARLHPTASMWFHMGPNMHQRERVFVETMTTAALGLRNPTVLTFISISTPGKANAVIGIADEALRSISKQRADLGAYFNRLDHAAKGLMNAYENVQASESRIRDTDMAEQMSSFVRYQILTQAATAMLAQANTKSQSVLQLLK, from the coding sequence ATGATTATTAACCACAACGCCAGCGCTATATTCGCTCACAGGACGTTGAAGTTTCATGACTGGAGCATGACGAAGGATATAGAAAAGCTGTCCTCGGGCATGAGAATCAACCGCGCGGGGGATGACGCTTCAGGCCTGGCCGTTTCCGAAAAGATGCGCTCACAGATACAGGGCTTACGACAGGCGGAGCGCAACACCGAGGACGGCATGTCCATGATCCAGACCGCTGAAGGTTACCTGCAGGAAGTGCACGACATTCTTCAGCGCATACGGGTACTCGCCGTCCAGTCGGCAAACGGCATTTACACCCCCGAAGACCGCCAGCAGATCCAGGTTGAAATTTCGGAGCTTGTGGACGAGGTCGACCGCATCGCGTCGCAGGCCGAGTACAACAAGATGAAGCTCCTGACCGGGGCTTTTGCGAGGCTCCACCCCACGGCGTCCATGTGGTTTCACATGGGTCCCAATATGCACCAGCGCGAACGGGTTTTCGTGGAGACCATGACCACCGCGGCGCTTGGACTGCGCAATCCCACGGTGCTCACCTTCATTTCGATTTCCACTCCCGGGAAAGCGAATGCGGTGATCGGGATCGCGGACGAGGCGCTCAGGAGCATCTCGAAGCAACGCGCGGACCTTGGCGCCTATTTCAACCGGCTGGATCACGCGGCGAAGGGCCTCATGAACGCGTACGAAAACGTGCAGGCGTCGGAAAGCCGCATTCGCGACACCGACATGGCCGAGCAGATGTCCTCCTTCGTGAGATACCAGATTCTCACCCAGGCGGCCACGGCAATGCTCGCGCAGGCCAATACGAAGTCGCAGTCCGTACTTCAGCTCCTCAAATAA